One Brassica napus cultivar Da-Ae chromosome C2, Da-Ae, whole genome shotgun sequence DNA window includes the following coding sequences:
- the LOC111205209 gene encoding uncharacterized protein LOC111205209: MVANCNRRFNNIREREARRDDFDTARCLYSQAFGMKKCLEALKENGIDIPQESIDLFAGSEKEYGENAVRLDVGEILVEYLCMSPLALASKFLNENFLAVIDPYGSNAGLIDAGTAATLQTPSSSQGEPSSERLAVPLVEGSTVPPVLPSSDPGSAPLGASSIVDEEAPAREVGPGDADPVLPAEGRET; the protein is encoded by the coding sequence ATGGTCGCGAACTGCAATAGGCGCTTCAACAACATTCGCGAGCGGGAGGCTCGTCGTGATGATTTCGACACCGCGAGGTGTCTCTACAGTCAAGCATTCGGGATGAAGAAATGTCTTGAGGCGCTTAAGGAGAATGGGATCGACATCCCTCAGGAGTCGATCGATCTGTTCGCCGGGTCGGAAAAAGAGTATGGTGAAAATGCCGTTCGCCTAGATGTGGGTGAAATCCTTGTAGAGTATCTCTGCATGTCTCCTCTCGCTCTAGCGTCTAAGTTCCTCAACGAGAACTTCCTAGCGGTGATCGATCCGTATGGGTCGAACGCTGGTTTAATCGATGCCGGAACCGCTGCTACCCTTCAGACTCCAAGCAGCTCGCAAGGCGAGCCGTCATCTGAGAGGTTGGCGGTTCCGTTGGTCGAGGGATCGACAGTTCCTCCCGTACTTCCTTCGAGTGATCCTGGTTCAGCTCCCTTAGGAGCAAGCTCTATTGTTGATGAAGAAGCACCAGCTCGAGAGGTCGGTCCTGGCGACGCAGATCCGGTCCTCCCCGCCGAAGGAAGAGAAACGTGA